The genomic stretch CGCTGAAGATAATGTGCGATCGCTGCTGCTCGACTACGCCCATCAGGCCCAACAAGCTGCCCCCAACGATGCCTGGTTTAACCACAATCTAGCCGTTTTACACCAGACTACTGACCCGGCAACCGCTCTGCCCTACGCCGCCCGTGCCGTGCAGCTCATGCCGCGCCACCGCCACTACGGCTACTGGCTATTGGGCGATCTGCTGCTGAAGACGGGGAATGAAGCGGGTGCGATCGCCGCCTTCACCCTAGAAGCCCTGGTTAACCCCGCCGCGCTGATCTATCCCCAGTGGAAAGCCGCGCCATATCAGGCAGTTTATGCCTCTGTGGTGCAGGCTACCCTCGCCGAATACGATGCCCTACTTGCCGAAGTTGCTCCTGGCGAGGCAGGCTTTGCCACCCTTTACGAAACCCGCGCCCTACTCGCCTGGTGGAGCGAGCAACCCCTCGTAGAAGTCGATCCCAGCTTGCTGCGGCCGGTGGTCTCGGGGTTGCTGCTAGCCGACTCTGACCCCGATGCGGCTCTGAAGGCGATCGCGCCCCACCTGCGCCTAGGGCAGCCGCCCTCTGAGCTACGGCTGCTCGCCGCCTGGCTTGACCCCAATACCTATTCCGCTAGCTCCGCCCCGCTCCAAGGTGCCCCACCCGACCGAGACACCTTGCTCATCCAAGAAAGCCTTGGAATCGAACCTCTGCGCCTATGGCTTACCGCCGTCGTCACAAACCCAGAAGAGGGCTATCGAGGGTCGCTCACCTTTGCCTACCGCAACTACCAGGCCAAACAAATTACCCTCATGCTGGCGCCGCAAAACCTCCAGCGCTATACCCTAGTAGCCAAGCTCAACCTCTTTCCTTCCTGGCCAAGGGAATTTCCACCCCTCGATCGCCGCATCGAAACTCTGTGCACCGAGGCCCTGGGGCTACCCCACCCCACCCACAACCACTTTCGCCTCTCAAATTTAGATTAGTCTGACGAACAGCCCGCCATTTCAGCCCCTCCCTCCTCTGCCCCTTTTTTTCTAAAAAGGCCGAGCGCAAAGCATTGACTTCGTAAATGGGCTAAGAACGCCACCTGCCCACCCCCACCCATCTACCCCCTTACCCATCTACCCCAGCCATGCCCGAGGATGCCCTACCCCAACCCGCTGCCCAAGACCCCAGCGACGGCACCCTACTGGCCCTGCTGATAGGGGCATTCTTTACCATTTTCACCCTGCTACCGGGCAGTAGCACCCTGATAGTGTCGTGGCCCTGGGTATTTTTGTGGCAGGTAGGGCTGACTCTACCGATGCTCTGGCTGCTGTGGCAACTGTGGCACCGGCCCCTTAGTCGGTTGGGGAACGGGTTTGACTGGGTGGCCCTGCTGGCCATAGCCGGGCTGGTAGTCTCGACGCTAGGGGCAGAATTTCCGGCCCAGGCGCGGTGGTATGGGTGGGCGGCGGTAGGGGCGATCACCGCGTTCTACGCCCTCGGCAGCTGGCTCCGCTATCCCCAACGTTTTCACATCCTGCTGCGCTTTCAGGGCTACCTAGCTCTGGCGTTCATTCTGCTCAGTCTGTTGCTGTGGACCACACAGATCTATCAGCCTGAGCTAGCTCGGTTGTCAACGCTTCAAGGCTACGGCGTTAACCAGACGTTTAACTTTGAGCTCACTAGCCTGCGCAACTGGCAGCCCATTGGCCATCAAAACTACGTAGCGGGCTATCTGGTGCTGGTGCTGCCTTTACTAGCAGGGTTGGCTTGGAGCGATCGCGGCTGGCGGCGATGGCTATGGCTGGTGGGTATGGTTCTCGGCTTGCTCAACCTCTACACCACCAGCTCGCGCGGCGGCTGGCTGGCGCTCATGGTGACCGGATTGATTGCGGTGGGTATTTCCCTACTCTACAACCGTCTGCCTCGGCCCCTGGCGTTGGCTATCGGCGGCACCGCCTTGGGGTTAGGAGTCTTAGGCGTCATCGCCAATCCCCGGCTGCGGCAGGTGCTGAGCAGCCTGGCCCAGGGTAACTTTGTTGGAGGGGAACTGTCTTATCGAGTGGTGACTAACGCTACGGGGTGGCGCATGGGCCTGAGCCGTCCCTTTACTGGGGTGGGACCGGGCAGTGTGCCGCTGGTCTACCAAAAGTATCGTCCCCACTGGGCTGGGCGCGATGCTGAGCTACAGTTTCAGCTGCACAGTACCCCGGCGCAGTTGTGGGGCGAACTGGGCCTTTGGGGAATTGCCGTAGCACTGACGCTAGTGCTAGTGCTGGTGCTTCTAACGGTGCGATGGATGCGGCGTGGCGCTCAGGATACCCCCGCTGGGCTGCCCCCGGTGTTGGTGTGGAGTCCGCTGGCGGGGCTGTTTGCTTTTGGGCTGATGAGCTTGACCGACTATCAGCTGGATATTCCGGCGATCGCAGGCACTCTGGCCCTCTACCTGGCCGTGCTCGCTCGCACCTTTAACCCCGTTTCCACAACCGAGGACAGCGGTGCAACCCCGCGACGCCATCGGCTTATTGCCGGGGTTGGCCTCGGCCTGACGCTGGCCATGACCCTCTGGCTCGTGCCTGCCTACCGTGCCTGGGGCGCTGCCAGCAGTGGCTTCTCGGCCCTCACTGCCGAACCTGTCGATATCGATCGCTTTGCCAACCAGCTAGAGCAGGCCCACAAGCTGGCTCCTTGGGAGCCCTACTATCCCTATCAGCTGGGCTACCACCTAGGCGAGTTTGCCCTGCAATCGGCCGCTAACCCGCCCCTGCGTCAGGTGCTGCTTGACGATGCGATCGCCTGGTTTAAGACCGGCAACCAGGCGGTGCCCTACCAGGAGTTTGGCCAATCGAACCTGGGCTGGCTTCAGGTTGAAAAGGGTCAGTTCGCTGAGGCTGAGTCCTCGTTTAGGGAGGCGATCGCCCTAGTGCCGGCTAAAATGGGCGTGTTCTTTGGCCTGGGGTTCGCTTGCCTGCAAACTGGCAACCGCGACTGCGCCACAGAGGCCTTCGCCTTGGAGGCCATCCGCCATCCTGCCCTGATCACCAGCCCTCTGTGGCGAGTGGAAGGCTTTGCCGATGTCTACCCTGCTATGCTCGACCAGGTTGAACAGCGCTACGACGAACTGATTCAGCAGGCCAAAGAACCCACCTTGAGCAGCTTTTTGCACCAGGCCCGGGGTAGTTTGCACTGGTGGCGCGGCGATGTGGCGGGGGCGACCGAAGACTGGCAGACCAGCGGCAGCGACCTCCAGCAGGGCTTTCTCACCCTGGGGACAGAGCAGCCCGTGGATGTCAGCACCTGGCCCGAAACCCCAGCCAAGTACGCAATTCTTGCCTGGCAAACCCCCGATCAGCGCCAAGCGCTGCTAGAGAGAGCCTGGGTTACCCAGCTCGAAGATATTGATGACCTGGCTCAAGCCTTGCCAGAGCCCCAAATTATTACCCAGCTTGTGGCCAGCATGGAGACAGCTACAGACTTCACCGACTGGCTTCAGCGTACGGCACCCAGTTGGCAGCCCCGCAGCCAGCGCCTGGGCTTTGGGGTGCTTAGCCGCCACATTGATGGGCCTAACCCGTCGGACTTTCTGCCTCGGGTAGAAAACATTCCTGTGGTGCAATTTTTCGAGCCGTTGTTCACCTCACCAGTGTTCTTGCCAGCGTTGGATAGAGCTTTGGAACCGTATCAGGCGAGGTTGCAAGGGCAATAGCAGGTTTTGCTGGCGCGGCGCTAAATCTTGAGCGGGCAAATGCCGTTTGCCCCCTACGTTGGGTTTTGGCGTTAAACCCCGAATCTAGGCCCGCAACGCCCATTCAATTGATCCGTAGAGGCGTTGGCGCAGCCAATCCAAAGGCTTCAGGGCGAATGTCCTGAAGCCTTTGGTGGTAGCAAATGGGATTTGGCCCTAGGCGTCGGCGTGGGCGTGGCGGTTGTAGAGAAAGTCGAGGGCTTCGTTGCGCAGCTCGTAGAATTTGGGGTCTTCCATCATGCGGGCGCGATCGCGGGGGCGGGCAAAGGGCACCAGCATAACTTCGC from Leptolyngbya subtilissima AS-A7 encodes the following:
- a CDS encoding O-antigen ligase family protein, which codes for MPEDALPQPAAQDPSDGTLLALLIGAFFTIFTLLPGSSTLIVSWPWVFLWQVGLTLPMLWLLWQLWHRPLSRLGNGFDWVALLAIAGLVVSTLGAEFPAQARWYGWAAVGAITAFYALGSWLRYPQRFHILLRFQGYLALAFILLSLLLWTTQIYQPELARLSTLQGYGVNQTFNFELTSLRNWQPIGHQNYVAGYLVLVLPLLAGLAWSDRGWRRWLWLVGMVLGLLNLYTTSSRGGWLALMVTGLIAVGISLLYNRLPRPLALAIGGTALGLGVLGVIANPRLRQVLSSLAQGNFVGGELSYRVVTNATGWRMGLSRPFTGVGPGSVPLVYQKYRPHWAGRDAELQFQLHSTPAQLWGELGLWGIAVALTLVLVLVLLTVRWMRRGAQDTPAGLPPVLVWSPLAGLFAFGLMSLTDYQLDIPAIAGTLALYLAVLARTFNPVSTTEDSGATPRRHRLIAGVGLGLTLAMTLWLVPAYRAWGAASSGFSALTAEPVDIDRFANQLEQAHKLAPWEPYYPYQLGYHLGEFALQSAANPPLRQVLLDDAIAWFKTGNQAVPYQEFGQSNLGWLQVEKGQFAEAESSFREAIALVPAKMGVFFGLGFACLQTGNRDCATEAFALEAIRHPALITSPLWRVEGFADVYPAMLDQVEQRYDELIQQAKEPTLSSFLHQARGSLHWWRGDVAGATEDWQTSGSDLQQGFLTLGTEQPVDVSTWPETPAKYAILAWQTPDQRQALLERAWVTQLEDIDDLAQALPEPQIITQLVASMETATDFTDWLQRTAPSWQPRSQRLGFGVLSRHIDGPNPSDFLPRVENIPVVQFFEPLFTSPVFLPALDRALEPYQARLQGQ